In the Podospora bellae-mahoneyi strain CBS 112042 chromosome 4, whole genome shotgun sequence genome, one interval contains:
- a CDS encoding hypothetical protein (EggNog:ENOG503P009; COG:O), whose amino-acid sequence MHILVTNDDGPPSPHSSPYVHSLVRTLQDYGHTVSVCLPHTQRSWIGKAHMIGQTVKPLYYRPPPLSEPAAGLVHEDERNDSHGTTHTRPSSVPGTEEWILVDGTPASCVQIGLYHFFQDRGPVDLVVSGPNYGRNSTAVFALSSGTLGGALEAAVCKRRAVALSYAFFTRNHDTEIILKASRQSVRVIEALWKQWPEDGSVDLYSVNVPLVEGLEGGRVLWTGMLQNYWGEGSCFTEVDGSVDGEVEDEERIREGEKSPEKEGEEGGMLVKGGVHTHKHFKWSPRFTDVYKSVDEAGPGNDGWAVKEGHTSITPLKANFFQAATHLHGGELQLGPSRSSTFGVTAANEQESTNNTKTEAESTKTEDAPPTTTTTLPIHPSEDAKPPVYALINYGDTYVQPLITSALSSLLPEGSLTYLPTPSTWDANTNPDISLPSLLPFPEAKVLQIMPYESLDFDYISSHPATSLVNSYMIRKALIRKHYLAKTVENYLVKNPDSVLKDHVQRSEAFEVDFAEFLDDALVEAWDLNESMERNAEKEEEEEREWWILKPGMSDRGQGIRLFSTMEELQGIFDGWEPESDDEGEEGGGEGGEEEGDGIMTSHLRHFIAQPYIHPPLLLPSMGNRKFHLRVYALTVGAMRVYVYRDVLALFASKGYSFPPEMGVEGLEGHLTNTCLQGEPEYNDSVRRFWDLSVDDLPDGQKERIWEQVRSVTGEVFEAAAREMMVHFQPLEQGFEVWGVDFLVDGKENVWLLEVNSFPDFKQTGRLTGVVEGFWRGVVDRAVRPFVTGEEGEEVKGMELVREVDLGRRF is encoded by the exons ATGCACATCCTAGTCACCAACGACGACgggcctccctctcctcactcGTCCCCCTACGTCCACTCCCTTGTCCGAACCCTCCAGGACTACGGACATACTGTCAGCGTCTGCCTCCCGCACACCCAACGCTCATGGATAGGCAAAGCGCACATGATCGGCCAGACGGTCAAGCCGCTCTACTACcggcccccccccctctccgagCCGGCCGCGGGGTTGGTCCACGAGGACGAACGGAACGACAGCCACGGCACCACGCACACGAGACCGTCGTCCGTCCCTGGGACGGAGGAGTGGATCCTCGTCGACGGGACGCCTGCGTCGTGCGTCCAGATTGGACTGTACCACTTTTTTCAAGACCGCGGTCCGGTGGATTTGGTGGTTTCGGGACCGAACTACGGGAGGAACTCCACGGCTGTTTTTGCATTGAGCAGTGGGACGTTGGGGGGAGCgttggaggcggcggttTGTAAGCGCAGGGCGGTGGCGTTGAGTTATGCCTTTTTCACGAGAAATCATGATACGGAGATTATTTTGAAGGCGTCGAGGCAGAGTGTGAGGGTGATTGAGGCGCTTTGGAAGCAGTGGCCGGAGGATGGGAGTGTGGATTTGTATAGTGTTAATGTGccgttggtggaggggttggagggggggagggtgctcTGGACGGGGATGTTGCAGAATtattggggggaggggagttgTTTTaccgaggtggatgggagtgtggatggggaggtggaggatgaggagaggattagggaaggggagaagagtcctgagaaggagggggaggaaggggggatgttggtgaaggggggggtgcATACGCATAAGCATTTCAAGTGGAGTCCGAGGTTTACGGATGTTTACAAGAGTGTGGATGAGGCGGGGCCGGGGAATGATGGGTGGGCTGTTAAGGAGGGGCATACGAG tATTACTCCCCTGAAAGCCAACTTCTTCCAGGCTGCTACCCACCTTCATGGCGGAGAGTTGCAACT GGGTCCATCTAGAAGCTCAACTTTTGGTGTCACCGCCGCCAATGAGCAGGAgtcaaccaacaacaccaagactgaGGCAGAGTCGACCAAAACCGAGGATGCCCCCcctacgacgacgacaactctCCCGATCCACCCTTCCGAGGACGCCAAACCGCCAGTCTACGCCCTCATCAACTACGGCGACACCTACGTCCAACCACTCATCACCTcggccctctcctccctcctcccggaGGGGTCACTGACATACCTCCCCACCCCGTCCACCTGGgacgccaacaccaacccgGACATCTCCCTCCCTTCGCTGCTTCCTTTTCCCGAGGCCAAAGTCCTGCAGATTATGCCATATGAATCTCTTGATTTTGACtacatctcctcccaccctGCCACTTCTCTTGTTAATAGTTACATGATCCGCAAGGCGCTCATCAGGAAGCATTACCTGGCCAAGACAGTGGAGAACTATCTCGTCAAGAACCCGGACTCGGTGCTAAAGGATCATGTCCAGAGATCTGAGGCATTTGAGGTAGATTTTGCCGAGTTTTTGGACGATGCCTTGGTTGAAGCGTGGGATTTGAACGAGAGTATGGAGAGGAacgcggagaaggaggaagaagaggagagggagtggtggatTTTGAAGCCGGGGATGAGTGATAGGGGGCAGGGGATCAGGCTGTTTAGCAcgatggaggagctgcagGGGATTTTTGATGGGTGGGAGCCCGAGTCTGatgacgagggggaggaagggggtggtgaggggggggaagaggagggggatgggatcATGACGAGCCATCTGAGGCACTTCATCGCCCAGCCGtacatccacccccctttgCTCCTCCCTAGCATGGGAAACAGGAAGTTTCACCTCCGGGTGTATGCTCTGACCGTCGGGGCGATGAGGGTTTATGTTTACAGGGATGTGCTGGCGCTTTTTGCGAGCAAGGGGTATTCTTTTCCTCCTgagatgggggtggagggtctGGAGGGGCATTTGACGAATACGTGTTTGCAGGGCGAGCCGGAGTATAATGATTCTGTGCGTCGGTTTTGGGATCTGAGTGTTGATGATTTGCCGGATGggcagaaggagaggattTGGGAGCAGGTTAGGAGTGtgacgggggaggtgtttgaggcggcggcgagggagatgatggttcACTTTCAGCCGCTGGAGCAGGGGtttgaggtttggggggttgattttttggtggatgggaaggaaaatgtgtggttgttggaggtgaaTAGTTTTCCGGATTTTAAGCAGACGGGGAGGTTAACGGGGGTAGTggaggggttttggaggggggtggttgatagGGCTGTTAGGCCGTTTgtgacgggggaggagggggaggaggtgaaggggatggAGTTGGTTAGGGAGGtggatttggggaggaggttttaG